The following are encoded in a window of Aromatoleum petrolei genomic DNA:
- a CDS encoding MotA/TolQ/ExbB proton channel family protein, translating into MFALIQSAGWPVWPLLLVSIVAVALIIERGVTLRRSRIVPEGLLEKVLADLRQKGATSEMANRVAAHSPLGRVLAAGLRNVGSTREVMKEAIEETGRAVAHELERFLNTLGTIASIAPLMGLFGTIVGMIDIFAAQGAATTNPQQLAQGISTALYATGLGLMIAIPSIIFWRHYRAVVDGFVVDMEQQAIKLVEVVHGDRRP; encoded by the coding sequence GTGTTCGCGCTCATCCAGTCCGCGGGCTGGCCCGTCTGGCCCCTCCTGCTGGTATCCATCGTTGCCGTCGCCCTCATCATCGAACGCGGCGTCACCCTGCGTCGTTCGCGCATCGTGCCCGAAGGGCTGCTCGAAAAGGTGCTCGCCGACCTACGCCAGAAGGGCGCCACGTCCGAGATGGCCAACCGCGTGGCGGCCCATTCGCCGCTCGGTCGCGTCCTCGCCGCGGGCCTGCGCAATGTCGGCAGCACGCGCGAAGTCATGAAGGAGGCGATCGAGGAAACCGGCCGCGCCGTCGCGCACGAACTCGAGCGCTTTCTCAACACGCTCGGCACCATCGCGTCGATCGCGCCGTTGATGGGCCTGTTCGGCACCATCGTCGGCATGATCGACATCTTCGCCGCCCAGGGAGCGGCCACGACCAACCCGCAGCAGCTCGCGCAGGGCATCTCCACCGCTCTCTACGCCACGGGCCTGGGCCTGATGATCGCGATTCCCTCGATCATCTTCTGGCGCCATTACCGCGCGGTCGTCGACGGCTTCGTCGTCGACATGGAGCAGCAGGCGATCAAGCTGGTCGAGGTCGTACACGGCGACCGTCGTCCCTGA